One part of the Bacillus sp. FJAT-27916 genome encodes these proteins:
- a CDS encoding CotS family spore coat protein, translating into MSHTSLKNAHLALSAYPINSTMVKFRPLKKKTTKKSVWEIRTNKGTYILKKVPLDKDRIQFMAHAIDYLRTNGVKTPQVIRTKTGEVFTNVHDEYYIVFEAVHGRSPDYKKKHDLKKIMEGVGHFHKGSSGFRSPIGYYPSFLLDERKSNYEKRYKRLLELKKIRLESLSLNEFDRLFLKTVDTFLKQCKSSLSLFDKESYDTWAETIHKNINLCHQDYAENNLLITPDSDLYVFDMDSLTVDLPIRDIRKILNKVMRKEAEWNLDIMLRMLKDYQRVNPLSKEQYEILGAELMFPHLFYDQATTYYYKRQNNWSEEKHVMKLKNVISTEMSKDKVLPAFLQRMNEVID; encoded by the coding sequence ATGAGTCACACCTCCTTAAAGAATGCCCATTTAGCCTTATCAGCCTATCCGATCAATAGTACCATGGTGAAATTCCGGCCCCTGAAGAAAAAGACAACCAAAAAATCTGTCTGGGAAATACGAACGAACAAAGGGACGTATATCTTAAAAAAAGTACCTTTGGATAAAGACCGAATTCAGTTCATGGCACATGCCATAGACTATTTAAGGACAAACGGAGTGAAAACCCCTCAGGTTATTCGTACAAAGACAGGAGAAGTTTTCACGAATGTCCATGATGAGTACTATATCGTTTTTGAAGCGGTACATGGGAGGAGCCCCGATTATAAAAAAAAGCATGATTTAAAAAAAATCATGGAAGGTGTCGGCCATTTCCATAAAGGGTCCTCCGGATTTAGGTCGCCAATCGGATATTATCCCTCCTTCCTGCTGGATGAACGAAAATCCAATTACGAGAAGCGATATAAAAGATTGCTTGAATTAAAAAAGATCCGTTTAGAATCGCTATCCTTAAATGAATTCGATCGTCTTTTTCTAAAAACTGTCGATACATTCTTAAAACAATGTAAATCCTCCCTATCCCTTTTCGATAAAGAATCGTATGATACATGGGCAGAAACCATACACAAAAACATCAATTTATGTCATCAGGATTATGCTGAAAATAACCTCCTGATTACCCCTGATTCAGATTTGTATGTGTTTGACATGGATTCTCTGACTGTTGATCTGCCAATCCGTGATATTCGTAAAATCCTCAATAAAGTAATGAGGAAAGAGGCAGAATGGAACCTTGATATAATGCTTAGAATGTTAAAAGATTACCAGCGTGTCAATCCTTTATCAAAGGAACAGTATGAAATATTAGGTGCAGAGCTCATGTTCCCTCATCTATTCTACGACCAAGCCACCACATATTACTACAAAAGGCAGAATAATTGGTCCGAAGAAAAACATGTAATGAAGTTGAAAAACGTGATTTCTACAGAGATGAGCAAAGATAAAGTGCTTCCCGCCTTTCTTCAACGAATGAATGAGGTGATCGATTAA
- a CDS encoding glycosyltransferase family 4 protein: MKIALICTEKLPVPPIRGGAIQVLIDGVLPYLNERNDVTVFGIADPDLDPAEIKNGIEYIRVPQENYVSHIHNALAQKFADGVSYDLVHVFNRPLDVLTYKLAQPNSRFVLSLHNEMFKDTKITQEAGEAVIQSVERIMTVSAFIAKTITNRFPIAIGKVQPVYSGMDLMKYTPIWDENVQSLRAELRGKYKVDGKKVILFVGRLSKVKGPEILLEAMKDVLVVHPDAVVVIVGSKWFSDETIDDYGKMLRSLAKSLGSNKVIFTGFVPPIQIPTMYLLGDLFVCSSQWEEPLARVHYEAMGAGLPIITTNRGGNAEVVHHNLNGIVLDDYTNSKAFSEAIIDLLSNADKANALSREGRKHAENTFGFEQVYERLENFYLTAMNAEKAEIMPRRQVERFINSMNKQKKKKKRKADGRKRTRKRNDDRKRNKRKSHKHREEKK; encoded by the coding sequence GTGAAAATCGCCCTTATATGTACGGAAAAGTTACCGGTCCCCCCCATTAGAGGCGGGGCTATACAAGTGTTGATTGACGGTGTGCTGCCCTATTTAAACGAGCGGAACGATGTAACGGTGTTTGGAATTGCTGATCCTGACCTTGACCCGGCGGAAATCAAAAATGGCATTGAGTATATTCGGGTTCCTCAGGAGAATTATGTAAGTCATATTCATAATGCATTAGCTCAGAAATTCGCTGACGGAGTCTCCTATGACCTTGTCCATGTATTTAATCGGCCGCTTGATGTCCTGACCTATAAATTAGCTCAGCCGAATAGCCGCTTTGTCTTAAGCCTGCATAACGAAATGTTTAAGGACACGAAGATTACACAAGAAGCTGGTGAGGCCGTTATCCAATCGGTCGAACGAATTATGACGGTGAGTGCCTTCATTGCTAAGACGATAACTAATCGCTTCCCGATAGCTATCGGGAAAGTACAGCCGGTTTATTCTGGAATGGACCTTATGAAATATACCCCTATATGGGATGAGAATGTTCAGAGCCTAAGAGCAGAACTTAGAGGAAAATATAAGGTTGATGGGAAAAAGGTTATCTTATTTGTCGGTCGTCTTAGCAAAGTGAAAGGACCTGAGATACTGCTGGAGGCGATGAAGGACGTTCTTGTCGTTCACCCAGATGCCGTTGTCGTCATTGTTGGGAGTAAATGGTTCAGCGATGAAACCATCGATGATTATGGCAAAATGCTCAGGAGTCTTGCTAAATCATTAGGTAGTAATAAAGTAATCTTTACTGGCTTTGTTCCGCCGATTCAAATTCCTACCATGTATTTATTAGGCGATTTGTTTGTTTGCAGCTCTCAATGGGAGGAGCCGCTCGCACGAGTCCACTACGAAGCAATGGGAGCTGGCCTGCCTATCATCACAACCAATCGCGGAGGAAATGCTGAAGTCGTTCATCATAACCTAAATGGCATCGTTTTGGATGATTACACGAATTCGAAAGCTTTCTCAGAGGCCATTATCGATTTATTGTCGAATGCGGACAAAGCAAACGCTCTTTCAAGAGAAGGCCGGAAACACGCAGAGAACACCTTCGGATTTGAACAAGTATATGAACGTTTAGAGAATTTTTATTTGACAGCCATGAATGCAGAAAAGGCAGAAATCATGCCAAGGAGACAGGTCGAACGATTCATAAATTCCATGAATAAACAAAAGAAAAAGAAAAAAAGAAAAGCAGATGGCCGAAAGAGGACGAGAAAAAGAAATGATGATCGGAAGCGGAATAAAAGAAAGAGTCATAAGCATCGGGAGGAAAAGAAATGA
- a CDS encoding ABC transporter substrate-binding protein, producing MLKSKIVKGTLSGLLLSSLVLAGCSSSSGGDGGDKTTVEIFQFKVEFKQQFEQVAEQYEKENPDVDLKITTVGGGNDYKSAITSKFSSGEEPAIFNIGGPTDVKQFKDRLTDLSDTKAAEAALDGTLDGVTVDGEVLGVPYNQEGYGFIYNKRILKEAGIDPASLTSYDKLEEAVKKLDSEKDKLDIDAVFAYPVKEKWVTGNHLSNVFLANEFDGDILKASESKSIKFEDGDTFKQMIDLQNEYSVQPTTSLDYSQQVEELFSLEKVAFIQQGNWVYNTVYEMDPELAEKGIGIIPIPNGDEAKMPVGVPNYWAVNSKVDEDVQEEAKKFLDWLYTSDEGKTAVLEEFKFIPAYEGYDTEKIADPLSQEIYKYAEAGNTLGWVFMGYPVGWNEDLGASVQKYVSGDQTWEELVKETQKIWEEKADN from the coding sequence ATGTTAAAAAGTAAAATCGTCAAGGGAACACTATCTGGATTACTTTTATCAAGTCTTGTCTTAGCAGGATGCTCATCATCGAGCGGCGGCGATGGCGGGGATAAAACAACAGTTGAGATTTTTCAGTTCAAAGTAGAATTCAAGCAGCAGTTTGAACAGGTTGCTGAACAGTATGAAAAGGAAAATCCAGATGTAGATTTAAAAATCACGACAGTCGGCGGAGGGAATGATTATAAGTCGGCTATCACCTCCAAGTTTTCTTCCGGTGAGGAGCCTGCCATCTTCAATATCGGCGGACCGACAGATGTGAAGCAATTTAAAGACCGGTTAACTGACTTGAGTGATACAAAAGCTGCTGAAGCTGCCCTTGATGGTACGCTTGATGGTGTCACAGTTGATGGTGAAGTTCTTGGTGTGCCATATAACCAAGAGGGCTATGGTTTCATTTACAATAAACGTATTTTGAAAGAAGCCGGGATTGATCCAGCCAGCTTGACATCTTATGACAAATTAGAAGAAGCCGTTAAGAAACTAGATTCAGAGAAAGATAAATTAGACATTGATGCGGTATTCGCTTATCCCGTGAAGGAGAAATGGGTAACAGGCAACCACTTATCCAATGTATTCCTTGCGAATGAATTCGACGGTGATATCTTGAAGGCTAGTGAATCAAAGTCAATCAAGTTTGAAGACGGAGATACATTCAAGCAAATGATTGATTTGCAAAATGAATACTCTGTTCAGCCGACAACAAGTCTTGACTACTCCCAGCAAGTAGAGGAGCTTTTCTCCCTCGAGAAAGTGGCCTTCATTCAGCAAGGGAACTGGGTTTACAATACGGTTTATGAAATGGACCCTGAGTTAGCTGAAAAAGGAATCGGCATCATTCCTATTCCAAACGGTGATGAAGCGAAAATGCCTGTAGGCGTACCAAACTACTGGGCTGTAAACAGCAAAGTGGATGAAGACGTACAAGAGGAAGCAAAGAAATTCTTAGATTGGCTTTATACTTCTGATGAAGGTAAAACAGCTGTCTTAGAAGAGTTCAAGTTTATTCCAGCTTATGAAGGCTATGATACGGAAAAAATCGCCGATCCGCTTTCACAGGAAATTTACAAATATGCAGAAGCCGGAAATACGCTTGGATGGGTCTTCATGGGCTATCCGGTCGGATGGAATGAGGATCTTGGAGCAAGCGTGCAAAAATATGTCTCTGGTGATCAAACATGGGAAGAGCTTGTGAAAGAAACTCAGAAAATCTGGGAAGAAAAAGCTGATAATTAA
- a CDS encoding carbohydrate ABC transporter permease: MRNRDWAFWLFLTPVLAALVIVVIIPLLFGFYYSFTNWNGLGRLDFIGLKNYINLFNDDAFISAFWFTVKFSIASIVLINIIGLGLALLVTTKLKSSNLLRTVFFMPNLIGGLILGFIWQFIFIKVFGSIGDLFGIEALNGWLSTTETGFWGMVILTAWQMAGYIMIIYIAYLQAVPGDLLEAAEIDGANAFQRFRHITFPLVAPAFTVSLFLTLSHSFKIYDQNLSLTGGAPYNSTEMVAMNIIRSAFTDNEMAYAQSKAVIFFIIVAIVSLLQVYFNKKREVEL; the protein is encoded by the coding sequence ATTCGAAATCGTGACTGGGCCTTTTGGCTATTCTTGACACCTGTCCTTGCTGCTCTCGTCATTGTCGTCATCATTCCGTTACTGTTCGGATTCTATTATTCTTTCACTAACTGGAATGGACTCGGGAGATTGGACTTTATTGGGTTGAAAAACTATATCAATCTATTTAATGATGATGCGTTTATAAGTGCGTTTTGGTTCACGGTTAAGTTTTCGATTGCCTCAATTGTGCTAATTAACATCATTGGCCTAGGTCTTGCTCTACTAGTGACAACCAAATTAAAATCGAGTAACTTACTCCGTACCGTATTCTTTATGCCGAACTTGATAGGCGGATTGATTCTCGGGTTCATTTGGCAGTTTATCTTCATTAAGGTGTTTGGAAGCATTGGCGATCTTTTTGGCATTGAAGCTTTAAATGGATGGCTTTCAACAACTGAGACTGGGTTTTGGGGAATGGTCATCCTGACGGCCTGGCAAATGGCTGGATATATCATGATTATCTACATTGCCTATTTGCAGGCAGTACCGGGTGATTTACTAGAAGCGGCTGAAATCGACGGGGCCAATGCATTTCAGCGATTCCGTCATATTACATTCCCGCTCGTTGCTCCAGCATTCACCGTCAGCTTATTCCTGACATTGTCCCATTCCTTTAAGATTTATGATCAAAACTTAAGTTTAACAGGAGGGGCCCCCTATAATTCAACAGAAATGGTGGCTATGAATATCATTCGTTCGGCCTTTACAGATAATGAAATGGCCTATGCGCAATCAAAGGCCGTCATCTTCTTTATCATTGTGGCGATTGTATCGCTACTGCAGGTGTACTTTAATAAGAAACGGGAGGTTGAACTATAA
- a CDS encoding carbohydrate ABC transporter permease has translation MKRKKWHLRIIGVIGILLALLWLSPFYLMIVNAFKTKRDIFADTLGLPGEFTSDNFLQAFEQLDFLRTLFNSLLISAVSVGIIIVFSAMAAYALSRNKSKMSSVIFFVFVAAMLIPFQSVMIPLISQFGQFGMLNRAGLIFMYLGFGCSLSIFLYHGTLKGIPQSLDEAATIDGANRFQVFWYIIFPLLKPMSITVGILNVIWIWNDYLLPSLVLGEAGTETIPLKLFYFFGQYTKQWHLALAGLTLSIIPVIIAYFFAQKQIIKGISDGAVK, from the coding sequence ATGAAGAGAAAGAAATGGCATTTACGCATCATTGGCGTTATCGGCATCCTGCTCGCTTTGTTATGGCTCAGCCCTTTTTACTTAATGATCGTCAACGCCTTTAAGACAAAGCGCGATATCTTTGCTGATACACTAGGCCTTCCAGGTGAATTTACGAGTGACAATTTTCTGCAAGCGTTTGAACAGCTCGATTTTCTCAGAACTTTGTTTAATTCCTTGCTGATCTCTGCCGTCAGTGTCGGGATTATTATCGTCTTTTCGGCAATGGCCGCTTATGCACTTTCAAGGAATAAGAGCAAGATGAGCTCTGTCATTTTCTTTGTCTTTGTCGCAGCCATGCTGATTCCGTTCCAATCGGTTATGATTCCGCTCATTTCTCAATTTGGCCAGTTCGGTATGCTGAACAGAGCCGGGTTGATTTTCATGTATCTTGGATTCGGATGCAGTCTGTCCATTTTCTTATATCACGGTACATTAAAGGGAATCCCTCAATCATTGGATGAGGCAGCAACCATCGATGGTGCGAACCGCTTTCAAGTATTTTGGTATATCATCTTCCCATTACTGAAGCCGATGTCCATTACGGTGGGAATATTGAATGTTATCTGGATTTGGAATGATTACCTGCTCCCATCCTTGGTGCTTGGTGAAGCAGGAACAGAAACCATTCCGCTTAAATTGTTCTATTTCTTTGGTCAATATACGAAGCAATGGCATTTGGCTCTCGCAGGTTTAACCTTATCCATTATTCCTGTCATCATTGCCTATTTCTTTGCTCAAAAACAAATTATTAAAGGAATTTCAGATGGAGCGGTTAAATAG
- a CDS encoding LacI family DNA-binding transcriptional regulator: MTVTIKDVAKKANVAPSTVSRVIADSPSISDKTKKKVRKVMKELGYHLNANARNLVTKTTKTIGIVLKHSAKYSLHNPFFQEVMRGIGSYCREEGYSLSITTGDSEKAIFEDVIQMVEGRQVDGLIILYSRKGDKILRYLLEKEFPFVVVGHPGKDCNGITYVDNDNQKAAKDLTEFLLHLGHRHIAFFGGALEYDVVSDRLKGYKEALKSAGLSFSPDYIKPLPYSRVEGLTALEELYALREPPTAYVALDIDYAIILTGLLLGKNMRIPDDASIVCFNNYEVADYTTPSLTTMDIHTYELGIEAAKYVIELIMNPQVIEKNVLIPTRIIERESHSSINQGKPAEDVLMH; the protein is encoded by the coding sequence ATGACCGTTACGATAAAAGATGTTGCCAAAAAGGCAAATGTGGCACCCTCCACCGTGTCTCGAGTCATTGCTGACAGTCCTAGCATCAGTGATAAGACAAAAAAGAAAGTTCGGAAAGTCATGAAAGAACTTGGCTATCATTTGAATGCCAATGCCAGGAATCTCGTAACGAAGACAACGAAGACGATTGGGATTGTGTTAAAGCATTCCGCCAAATACTCCCTGCATAATCCATTCTTCCAGGAAGTCATGAGGGGAATCGGCTCTTATTGCAGGGAGGAGGGATACAGTCTCTCCATCACAACGGGAGATTCAGAGAAGGCCATTTTTGAGGATGTTATTCAGATGGTCGAAGGGAGGCAGGTAGACGGATTAATTATTTTGTATTCACGAAAGGGAGATAAAATACTCCGTTATCTGCTTGAGAAGGAATTTCCTTTTGTCGTCGTCGGCCATCCAGGAAAAGACTGCAACGGAATCACATACGTGGATAATGATAACCAAAAGGCCGCAAAGGATCTGACAGAATTCCTCCTTCATCTTGGACATCGTCATATTGCTTTTTTTGGCGGGGCACTCGAATATGACGTCGTTAGTGATCGTTTGAAGGGATACAAGGAAGCACTTAAGAGTGCTGGATTATCGTTTTCACCTGATTATATCAAGCCGCTGCCATATAGCCGCGTGGAAGGATTGACCGCTCTTGAGGAGCTGTATGCTTTACGTGAGCCGCCTACTGCCTATGTGGCGCTTGATATTGATTACGCCATTATTCTGACTGGTTTGCTTTTAGGAAAGAATATGCGCATACCCGATGATGCCTCCATCGTGTGCTTCAATAATTATGAGGTTGCTGACTATACGACCCCTTCTTTAACGACAATGGATATTCATACATATGAATTGGGGATTGAAGCAGCCAAATATGTGATTGAACTCATCATGAATCCTCAAGTGATTGAAAAAAATGTGCTTATTCCGACAAGAATTATTGAGAGGGAGTCACACTCATCTATTAATCAAGGGAAGCCTGCTGAAGATGTGCTTATGCACTGA
- a CDS encoding Na-translocating system protein MpsC family protein, producing MNKLSVEKEISSYIGRLLRENFGRGPGHVLATWSHPFLSVHLSNFLSPMEKSLMANNKSIYVHKTRDLMMETLMKDITSYIELTLNQTVSEFNYDWNLDHMTGMFIIRMKGHDCEIVPYPNKEKVEEVMIEVSAIAQKEPESIYSHLLNKRQLILVRKGILINIEKEFIKLGFKENLMIAKRNLEKRLLKERRRDFEAHLNKKVIDEFTFWNFERDSSYIIFILEA from the coding sequence ATGAATAAATTATCTGTAGAGAAAGAAATCAGCAGTTATATTGGCCGTCTCTTGCGGGAGAATTTCGGCCGGGGTCCGGGTCATGTATTGGCTACATGGTCCCATCCGTTCCTCTCCGTTCATTTATCAAATTTCCTTTCCCCCATGGAGAAATCCTTAATGGCCAACAATAAAAGCATCTATGTTCATAAAACGAGGGATCTCATGATGGAAACGCTTATGAAAGACATAACGTCCTACATTGAGCTAACGCTCAATCAAACGGTTTCCGAATTTAATTATGACTGGAATCTTGACCATATGACAGGGATGTTTATCATCCGCATGAAGGGTCATGATTGTGAAATTGTTCCATATCCAAATAAAGAGAAGGTGGAGGAGGTCATGATTGAGGTCAGCGCAATCGCTCAAAAGGAGCCTGAATCCATCTATTCTCACTTGCTGAACAAAAGACAGTTGATTCTTGTCAGAAAAGGCATACTGATCAATATCGAGAAAGAATTTATCAAGCTGGGCTTTAAGGAGAATTTAATGATTGCCAAACGAAATCTTGAGAAGAGACTTCTCAAAGAACGCAGAAGGGATTTTGAAGCCCACTTGAACAAAAAAGTGATTGATGAATTCACCTTCTGGAATTTTGAAAGAGATTCAAGTTATATTATTTTCATTTTGGAAGCATAA
- a CDS encoding FAD-binding dehydrogenase, whose amino-acid sequence MDHEVIIIGAGLAGLVAACEIARAGKKVLLLDQEPETNMGGQAWWSFGGLFLVDSPEQRRLGIHDSKALAWQDWQGSAGYDREEDDWGMKWAKAYIEFAAGEKRQWLHELGIRFFPIVGWAERGGHLANGHGNSVPRFHIVWGTGPAIVAPFEQQVRQYMDRGLIDYKPRHRVDQLLTDKGRVGGVSGAILAPSSSKRGEPSNRTVVGGFDYSGHAILIASGGIGGNHELVRKNWPKRLGKAPQKMISGVPAHVDGRMLAIAEQAGGRIVNRDRMWHYTEGIHNWNSIWDNHGIRILPGPSSMWFDAKGKRFPLPGLPGFDTLGTLELIQSTGYDYSWFILTQSIIEKEFALSGSEQNPDLTDKSIAKILKRVLPGPPEPIQSFLDHGEDFIIKHSLEELVNGMNELTGEDLINLDDIRTQIEARDRDLENSFGKDLQLAAIRSSRKFMGDKLIRVAKPHKLLDPKNGPLIAVRLHIVSRKTLGGLQTDLNGQVLDMNQQLIPGLYAAGEASGFGGGGIHGYRSLEGTFLGGCLFTGRTAGHAISKL is encoded by the coding sequence ATGGACCACGAAGTAATTATTATTGGAGCGGGACTTGCCGGACTTGTTGCGGCATGCGAGATAGCAAGGGCAGGAAAGAAGGTTCTGCTGTTAGATCAAGAGCCTGAGACCAATATGGGTGGACAAGCCTGGTGGTCTTTCGGCGGTCTCTTTCTTGTTGATTCACCCGAACAGCGCAGGCTCGGTATTCATGATTCTAAGGCACTTGCCTGGCAGGACTGGCAAGGCTCGGCCGGATATGACCGTGAGGAAGATGATTGGGGAATGAAATGGGCAAAAGCCTATATTGAATTTGCGGCAGGAGAGAAACGTCAATGGCTCCATGAATTAGGCATCCGTTTCTTCCCGATTGTCGGATGGGCTGAAAGAGGCGGCCATCTAGCAAACGGTCATGGCAATTCTGTCCCCCGCTTTCATATCGTTTGGGGTACTGGTCCGGCCATCGTTGCCCCATTTGAACAACAGGTGCGTCAATATATGGATAGAGGGTTAATCGATTACAAGCCGAGACATCGTGTCGATCAATTGCTGACGGATAAGGGACGGGTCGGCGGGGTCAGTGGTGCCATATTAGCACCGAGCTCGTCAAAGCGGGGTGAACCGAGCAACCGAACAGTCGTTGGTGGATTCGACTATAGCGGACATGCCATCCTCATTGCAAGCGGAGGGATTGGCGGCAATCATGAATTAGTCCGTAAAAACTGGCCAAAACGCCTGGGAAAAGCGCCGCAAAAGATGATCTCCGGTGTACCCGCCCATGTTGATGGAAGAATGCTAGCGATAGCGGAACAGGCAGGAGGCCGTATCGTCAACCGGGACCGCATGTGGCATTATACAGAGGGAATTCATAACTGGAACTCTATTTGGGATAATCATGGGATTCGTATATTGCCTGGTCCTTCTTCGATGTGGTTTGATGCAAAAGGAAAGCGTTTTCCTTTGCCGGGTTTACCAGGGTTCGATACTTTAGGAACGCTTGAGTTGATTCAAAGTACTGGATATGACTACTCATGGTTTATTCTGACACAAAGTATTATTGAGAAGGAATTCGCTTTATCTGGATCGGAACAAAATCCAGATTTAACGGATAAGTCAATTGCAAAAATCCTGAAACGAGTATTACCGGGACCACCAGAGCCTATTCAGTCATTTTTAGACCATGGAGAGGATTTCATCATTAAGCATTCATTAGAGGAGCTTGTTAATGGCATGAATGAGCTTACAGGAGAAGACTTAATCAATCTTGACGATATTCGCACACAAATCGAAGCCCGTGATCGTGATTTAGAGAATTCCTTCGGCAAGGATTTGCAGCTTGCCGCCATTAGGAGCTCTCGAAAGTTTATGGGTGATAAATTAATCAGGGTAGCAAAGCCACATAAGCTGCTCGATCCGAAGAATGGCCCTCTCATAGCTGTAAGGCTGCATATCGTCAGCAGAAAGACGCTGGGCGGACTACAAACGGATTTAAATGGCCAGGTGCTGGATATGAATCAACAGCTGATTCCAGGCCTGTATGCCGCTGGAGAAGCATCCGGATTCGGCGGCGGTGGAATACATGGGTATCGTTCGCTTGAAGGAACCTTTCTAGGGGGATGTCTATTTACGGGACGAACCGCGGGACATGCGATAAGCAAGCTATGA
- a CDS encoding AMP-binding protein: MEEVKDQSFWPSGVPTKLTYKCGEKPLHEYLKLNAGAHPDKAAYLFYGNTISYKELDHSVDRFAQFLHNQQIKKGDRVALYMQNCPQYIIAHYAIQLIGGIVVPLNPMYKEAELQHLLNIVEAKAIIAGTELYRRVSSIRSSIPSIDLAITAHYADYLPKKPTLPIPEELKDKKITHPDAIDFKRILYYSTPYKGNVKLDLWTDIGMMVFTSGTTGRSKAAMLPYGSSLFKTAATWTANQFEEGSFLSIAPLCHIAGMVMGVYLPIYSGQPCVMLTRFDVEATVQAIEQYKITHWYSTAPMNLAILKLEDSKKRDLSSLKQNPSTSFGASVTETLAFQWAELTNESRLYEAAYGLSETHTCDTFMPKDKVKWGSFGIPTYETKMKIIDIETGEGMLTGEKGEILIQSPAVFKGYYKNEKATAETIKDGWVHTGDIGSIDEDGYLYFHGRLKEMIKTSGFSVFPEDVEAMLNEHPAIWQSAVIGVPDPMKGEVVKAFIVLQPGIKEAPTMNELKEWAKSKMAAFKVPSHIEWIHKLPATSSGKVLRRLLKEEPIH, translated from the coding sequence ATGGAAGAGGTGAAGGATCAATCCTTTTGGCCAAGCGGAGTACCAACAAAGCTTACATACAAATGTGGTGAAAAACCGCTCCATGAATACCTTAAACTGAATGCTGGAGCACATCCCGATAAAGCAGCCTATCTATTCTATGGGAATACCATTTCCTATAAGGAGCTTGATCATTCCGTAGATCGCTTTGCTCAGTTTCTGCATAATCAGCAAATCAAAAAGGGAGACCGGGTGGCACTCTACATGCAGAATTGTCCCCAATATATCATCGCTCATTATGCTATTCAACTTATTGGCGGGATCGTTGTTCCTTTAAATCCGATGTATAAAGAAGCGGAACTTCAACACCTCCTAAATATAGTGGAAGCAAAGGCCATCATTGCCGGGACAGAGCTATATAGGAGAGTGTCATCCATTCGCTCGAGCATCCCATCCATCGATTTAGCCATCACTGCTCATTATGCAGATTATCTCCCCAAAAAACCAACCTTGCCGATTCCAGAAGAATTAAAGGACAAAAAAATCACACATCCTGATGCGATTGATTTCAAAAGGATTTTATACTACTCCACTCCCTATAAAGGGAATGTGAAACTTGATCTATGGACAGACATCGGTATGATGGTCTTTACATCAGGTACCACTGGACGTTCTAAAGCAGCGATGTTGCCCTATGGGAGCAGCTTATTCAAGACTGCAGCGACGTGGACAGCCAATCAATTTGAGGAAGGCTCGTTCCTTTCGATTGCACCGCTTTGTCATATCGCCGGTATGGTAATGGGGGTGTACCTGCCAATCTACAGCGGCCAGCCATGCGTGATGCTGACCCGCTTTGATGTAGAGGCAACTGTACAAGCCATCGAACAATACAAAATCACTCATTGGTATAGTACCGCTCCCATGAATCTTGCCATCCTGAAACTTGAGGATAGTAAGAAAAGAGATTTATCCTCCTTAAAACAGAATCCATCTACGAGCTTTGGCGCATCTGTTACAGAGACATTAGCTTTTCAATGGGCCGAATTGACGAATGAGTCCCGGCTGTATGAAGCCGCATACGGGTTGAGTGAGACACATACTTGCGATACCTTCATGCCAAAAGACAAGGTGAAATGGGGAAGCTTCGGTATTCCCACATATGAGACAAAGATGAAAATCATCGATATTGAAACAGGTGAAGGAATGCTCACAGGCGAAAAGGGAGAAATTCTCATTCAAAGTCCTGCCGTCTTTAAGGGCTACTATAAGAACGAGAAAGCAACAGCTGAAACGATAAAGGATGGCTGGGTTCATACAGGCGATATTGGAAGCATAGACGAGGATGGTTATCTGTATTTCCATGGAAGATTGAAGGAAATGATTAAGACATCTGGCTTTAGTGTGTTTCCAGAGGATGTGGAAGCCATGCTGAATGAGCATCCGGCCATATGGCAAAGCGCGGTCATTGGTGTTCCTGATCCAATGAAGGGAGAGGTCGTAAAAGCCTTTATCGTCCTTCAGCCAGGAATCAAAGAAGCACCGACAATGAATGAATTAAAAGAATGGGCAAAGAGTAAAATGGCTGCTTTTAAGGTACCCAGCCATATTGAATGGATTCATAAGCTCCCAGCAACAAGCTCAGGTAAAGTATTAAGAAGATTGTTAAAGGAAGAGCCAATTCATTAA